The DNA segment ACCACTCTCCGAACGAGCCACCAACGTTTAACCCAATACGTTCATGGCAGCATGAAGGCGATTTTACACCGCTGAAAGTGGCAGCGAAAGATGATTTTACACCCTGAAAGTGCAGCTAAGGAGAATCGCGACCTCTACCCTCAAGGCTCAAGATTTGTTATGAGGAACTTTTATGTGGACGATGGCTCGCAAGCGCCGAAAACACTAAAGATGCCATTCAGCTTGCCAGGAAGCTCGTGAACTCTGCGCCATGGGCGGTCTCCGACTACATAAATTTGTGTCCAATGACAAAAAGGTATTAGAGTATACCACTCTCCGAACGAGCCACCAACGTTTAACCCAATACGTTCATGGCAGCATGAAGGCGATTTTACACCGCTGAAAGTGGCAGCCGAAAAGGCGATTTTACACCCCTGAAAATGGCAGCGAAAAGATGATTTTACACCCCTAAAGTGGCAGCATGAAGGCGATTTTACACCGCATAAGTGGCAGCCAAAAAGGCAATTTTACACCCCTGAAAGTGCAGCCGAAAAGATGATTTTACACCCCTAAAGTGGCAGCGTGAGGGCGATTTTACACCCCTGAAAATGGCAGTGAAAACACCTGTCTTACAGAAATCACAAAATCTTATGATACCCAGTGAAAATGTATGACGTCATTTGGTAATATAATGAACACTTAATTCTAGCAGTTTGCTGAGGTATGAGAAATACCACACACCAGACATGATCTTCCACTGCCACCATAACTAACTTGATCTCTAAATATATTATCACCAGATTCGGAcgtaggggttttttttgtccaaataaaCGAATTCTGATGTCTTTATTTCTATTCAGTAAATGGAAAGCGGACAGAGCAGCGGTGACGAGTCTGTGTGTGAGTCCCGATGGGAAACTCCTGCTTTCTGCCGGGATGACCATCAAAATGTGGGACCTGGAGACCAAGGAGGTGTACAGGGTGAGcgacttttctttatttattactgcTAGTCAATTAATTGACTTCTGAGAAATAAACATTATGATCACTCCCTTCCTGTAAGCCGGTTTCCCTACACTGTGTGACCAAAAGTGAGACCAAAACTTGAGTTCTCCAGTGTCGTTCCTCCCCAAACTTTTCACCaatgactttattaacaccctggTGGCTAAAAGaatctccagaagcacactccaaaatcgcgtagatcttcctagaagagtggaggttattataaggaGGAATGTGGAATTTGATGTTCAAAAGGTGTATACCAATCCtgtggtgaggtgtccacaaacttttggttgACACACAGGCTCTTAATTGCTAGGGGACCACATTGGAGATCAGAATGTCCATGTCAAGCTACTTTGTAGTGCTATAATTATTTTCGTTTCCTCGTACAGAAGTTCACAGGTCACTCCACCACAGTAACGACCCTGTGCTTCGCCACGACACGACCCCCGGACAGTGACGGACTCTACTTCCTGTCTGGCGCGGCTCACGACCGACTGCTCAGCGTGTGGTATGCTGAACCCTTTCCACCTTTTTCTTTGTGCTTCCTGTTGCAGCCGAGGTTCAGACCAATGAGATGCCTGGGATGTCAAACCtgattacatatttatttttctttctttttttttttttcttttctttttttacaggcAGGTACGGTCTGATGGCAAAGACAAGAACTCTGTTGTATCCTTCACGCTAACAGAAGAACCCCAACACATCGACCTGCAAACATCCAACAGCAAAGACGAGGTGAGATCCTGTACATTCGCTCTGTCTTTTTGTTCACCAAACCCCCTTTTCAATgctcttaaatattttttccccagGCGGTGCGGTTAGCAGTGGTGTGTAAAGATGGACAGCTACATCTCTTTGAGCACTTTCTCAACGGGTGAGTGTGGAATTAGTGCGTTTCACCCACAGCAGGTGTTTGTACAGACAATTATACCTCGGTGTGGAagaagagacagacacacacagagacagacacacacagagacagacacacacagagacagacacacacagagacagacacacacagagacagacacacacagacagagacagacagagacagacagagacagacagagacacacacacacacacacacacagacagacacacacacagacagacacacacacacacagacagacagacagacagacacacacacacagacagacagacacacacagacagagacacacagacagacagacagacacacacacacactctgtctgtctgtcacacacacacacacacagacacacagacagacagacacacacacacagacacacacacacacacagacacacacacacacagagacacacacacagacagacacacacacacagacagacacacacacagacagacacacacacacagacagacagacacacacacagacacacacacacagacagacagacacacacacagacagacagacacacacagacagacagacacacagacagacagacacacacacagacagacacacacacacacagacagacagacacacacacagacagacagacacacacacacacagacacagacagacagacacacacagacacacacacacagacagacacagacacacacagacacacacacacagacagacacacacacacagacagacacacacacacacagacagacagacagacagacacacacacacagacagacagacagagacagacagacacacacagacagacacacacagacagacagacagacagacacacacagacagacagagacagacagacagacagacagacacacacacagacacacacagacacacagagacacacacagacacagacagacagacagacacacacacagacacagacacagacacacacagacacacacacacacacagacacacacacacacacagacagagacagacacacacacagacagagacagacacacacacacacagagacagacagagacagagacacacacacagacagagacacacacacagacacacacacacacagacacacacacacacacacacagacagacagacacacacacactctgtctgtctgtctgtctgtctgtcacacacacacacagacacacacacagacacacacagacacacacacagacagacacacacacacagacagacacacacacagacagacagacacacacacacacacagacagacagacagacacacacacacacacacagacagacacacacacacacacacagacagacagacagacagacagacagacacagacagacacacacacagacacacacacacacacacacacacagacagacagacagagacagacacacacagacactggagctctatagcaggagatcctacacttaaacccatgtaaagcatgtcttcatggagctggatttgtgcacaggagcatcgtcatgcaGGTTTGGGTGTCatagttaaagtaaagaaagccaggtgtcccaatacttttggtggCACACATTATAACTACTTTCTCCATCTTATGTCTGTACTGCTGCTTTCAAAGCATTACTCTTAATCACGCTCTCCAGTAAGGCTGTACGATATAATATATCGCCTACAATAATATCGTGATCGTCCTTTTAATGACGACATCGAGTACATCACAAAACACACCAGAGCACACGTGCATTAGACACGTGCGTGTCCATAAATAAACGTTCAGAACGATCACAAAGTTCAAGATATGTTGGcgaaaatattttacatttatataatttcttaGAGTTAAACAATATCATATAAaggtttttgtaattttattttatcagctATTGAAATATATTAAAGTTATACTGATTTTATTTGCTTGGTTAAAACGGATGAAATGTAAGAATTTGACTTAAAAGATCATGCAcacttcttttatatataaaaaaaagtaaaaaaaagttaataatttttataatggaaaagaaaatgcccctaaatgattaaaaaataataataatttcaactCATTAAAAAAGATGTCCAATTATTTagggaaaatataaaaaaacttttcagtttttttactttttattatttctttggtCAATatgttacacttttttttttatttattttttaatgatttataatcgcACTCTTGGATGATCcacttctgagtctggttcctctcaagttctCTTTTTGacaccatctaagggagttttttcgtTATCACGTAAACATAAATACGTTCAcgagtttaaaaaaatgtttttctataattcttataattttttttatgctgctttgagacgatgttcattgttaaaattattatagaatttgaattaaaatgtgctgaagctgcaaaaaaaaaaaattgcaatcaaacttaatcatttaatatttgtgtttgtgttgtttttttcggCAGGCCGTGTAAAAAGCCCCTGTCCCCAGTGTGTTCGGTTCAGGTGTCGAGCTCTGGTGAGAGCGCCACCCCGATGCCCGTCTCCTTGCTGGCTGCAGCTCTgtgttcagacagacagaacgtCATGATGGCGTATGGCAGCCACCTACAACCAGTCATCGAGAAAATGGTGAGTGATTGTGCTCAGAAATTCACGTGCATTTTGCTGGAGATGTCGCACCAATATAAAGACAATTcttatgatttttgtttttttggatgatgttcatgctgtgtgtgtgtgtgtgtgtgtgtgtgttttcagcccatcaacacTTCAGAGAGACACGTGTGTCTGATTCGAGACGTTCACACGACGCTCTCGATTTCTGTCGACGCCGCAGTCACAAAGGTAAAttgtttatactttatttaataattgttgTTTAATTCTGAGTGACAGAAAAGGTTCATTCGGTTAAACTGTTCACGTCtttgtactttatttaaaaaaaaattatctactTTTAAGGTGATTTGAATTTAGTCGTGAAGAAGAAcgtggctttgttttttttgttttgttttttttattcaattttttttttttacacacgtTCTAGGTGAAGACGCCCATCGTGAACGAAAAGAAGAGCAAAGTTTTAATACCGGGACTTCCCGGGCATCAAGCGCCCATCAAAGCCACTCCCAGCCAATcagagaagaggaagaaagaagacGTTCCTACGGAGGTACGTGAAAGAGACAGGAATTATTTTTTAACCATATTCAGCAATGACGTGAATGAATTTTAACAcgttataatataatttaaaaaaaatttattcattaAGTACTTTGagtaaagttttgtttttttaaacattatttgaaAATAGAGttgcattaatttattattaaggaTGACGTATTAAACCCAGTATCACGTATTgtgattatttatataacattttgtgtgtgtgtgtgtgtgtgtgtgtgtgtgttataattgcTCTTTTGAACCGAATTCAATCAATGCGTCAAATTAGACTGAAAATCATAgacaaaattttatatattgaatattaattatttaatgaatattcataatatttattatgtcagaaaaatacagtacaggGTGCATTTAGGGTTGAAGGAACATGTTCAGGGGCCCAAAATTGACCCTGGATTTTGTCCCCCTGTAGATGTCGATAGAGGAACGTTTGGAGCAGATCGAGCTGAGCACATCAGGAGGTAAAGGTGAAGGTAAAAGAGCTTTGGCTTCGCTCCAGACGGACAGCTACGCCGTTCTGCTTGTTCAGGGCCTCGAAAGCAAAGATGAGAAGATCCTCAACGTGAGTTGACGTCTGCTTTAGATCCATGTTCTCTGACTGTCATGGAGACGgctcataatttatttatttttttgttttctctttttctttattctcaGAAACTCTTTCAAACTAAGAAGGAAGTCTTGATTAAGAACACGGTGGCTCGGCTGCCTCCTCCGGTTGTCCTGCCTCTCGTCGAGGAGGTGAGTCTGACAcctgaccttattttttttattcatttggatttttctctcgtgaataacatttttttgtgttttttctgtagCTGTCAAGGAGACTCCAAGGACATCCCTACGCGTAAGTGTAAAGCTCTCATTAATCTGAATAATTCTAATTGTTCTTTTTGATAAACTCCATATGATTCAGCTTTTACTTCCTGTTCAAAAGTTTTAATTAATGAAACGTGATGTCATTAATTCCTAATAACGACTTTCAAAGTACGTCTAATAAACCGTGTGATCTATAAACCCTATAACCGATTCCTTACGCTCGATAGTAGTCGAGTTAGATCCTGGTGCCACGTTTGTTACTTTAACATCttctatttttgtttgtcacaatatggcaaaaaaaagtttctcgGATTTCTGATTtcattgacactggagactaaTTCCATAATGGAGTCAAACTTCCTGGCCAATCAGAGGCCAGAATTAAACAGAATGGTTTACAAACGGTTTACCCGATCACGGCAATATTAACCGATACGACTTATTTTACAGAGCGATTCTCATCATACAGTGGCTGAAGGCCGTGTTGACACAGCACACGTCGTACTTGTCATCGGTAAGCTTGTGCAAATACGCCCGTGTTCGTCCCgtgtgctttgttttttttttttgaaaaaacggcttatttttattttcctgcgTCTCAGATCCCGGATCTGGTGTCTCAGTTGGGGGCACTGTACTACATGATCGAGAGTCGGGTGAAGTTGTACCAACAGCTGACCAGACTCCATGGCAAGCTGTACCTGTTAATGACGCAggtatgtgttgtgtattgttagGATGGGATTAGTTACAGAGCCAGCACAGGATTGAAGTAACGTTGTTTTTCCACTAGGTGGCGACAAACAACAGTTCTCACAAAGCAACCAACCTGGATCGCCAAGCCAAACTGGTGTATGAGGAAGGTCAGTCTCGTGCTTCATTGTGATTGAAACCGCATCTAACACTAATTCAGGCTCTTTTTGAGGTATTGTTTTTTGGGAACCGACCAAACTCATTCACACGTGTGTTTTGCAGAGTCCTCAGATGAAGAGGAAGGTTCTGGAGATGAAGGACGGCCCGACGACGACGACTCTGATGTGAGTTTTGTTACTTTTTTGGACGTTAATTCAAGGGTTTTCATGCAATTGAAATCCAACGCATTGCTTTgatatttttaaaactattggCACCCTTCTTGTACAGTAAATGGGAGTAATTGTCTGGGATGaactttgtaaataattataaagagTGCTAATAATAGTTTTGGTGGACATCGATTAGCACGTTATGAAATTTTACTtgttggcttgttttttttagtagaTTTTAGTATTAGAGGTCAACCGGTAgcataaccgattaatcaacccataatcaataaaatggatactgcataaagataaaaaaaactaaaatattactgaattacaataaaataaactgtaaaatttaaatgaaataaatataaatgcatatatCATTAAGAAGGTATAAATAGTAAAtttaatatagcgctctccgtgcagcgtgccGTCTTGCGTGTAAAAACAGCATGTACTATcaatgattcgcctctagaggccgccaACGAAACGTTTTTTTGCTGACAGCCGATAGTTACAACAATCAGCTACGATGCCGATTAATCCGCAGAACCGATTAATCGGACAACCTCTAATTTTTACACTACATgcgaattttttttctcattttaaactgataaaacatttttgtaatggaCATTTTGTTTATCCAGAAAAATTGACTTTTTGTTCAAATTTAATTCGATGAAGAAATGTCAGTTCGAGTGTGCGTTATAGAGGAAATTGCTATTTATGGtgtaatgaatgaaataaaatttataaaaatatcaatatcaaaTTGATGGGTATGTGTGGTggtgtcttgttttttttttttaatgtgatgaaataatgaagtgggcggagcttgaAGTTGCATCCATAGTTGTTCAGTTGTTGTGTTTTAACAGATGTAATCACTCAACGTCTTGTTTATAAACATCTGCTTGCTGCAGCCGGTAACAcgcttcctgtttttctttaacagagctgggaggaggaggacgaggaggacaAGGAGGAAGGGATGGACGTAACTGAGGACAAAGATAAAAACGCAGATGAGGAGGACGAgagcgaggaggaggaggagaaggacgAATCCAAAGCAAACGGCGATTCGGACTTAGACCCTGAGAGCGAAGAGGaatgaaacaaaataattagcttgaaaaatttatatattatacgtttgttttattttttttccctgttttcattttattgtaaaaaaacaaaacaaaaaaaacaaaaacaattaatttacaAAAGCCTGTTTTATAGAGTTCCTACGTGTCATGGACTGAAAGTGGTCGAGTCCCAGGGCAGCGACAGATGTGAACACGGCATGAACGTTCGTctctaaaccttttttttttttatcttctcttGACCCCAGACTGCTTGTCCTTTTagttttccttccttttttttttttggtgatgtGGTACCAGTGTATCTCACCTTTTGGGATCTACAGTCCAGGCTTTGCAGGTGTATTGCTTCTTTTTCAAACCATTATTCAAAATCTCACTTTTTTGAGATTACATTTCTGTAATTGGCAAAAATTCACTTTGTCCTCCATTTTTGCCGAAATCCTTCTGAGAGTTTCTGTTTCCAAGTtacgcaaaaaaaaatctatcatgaCCTGATGGTGAACTTGGGAGAAAGTTGTTCCCCATGTATCACGTTTACAGCATAAAATACGCATCGGACACGAAAGTATATCGGGTACTTCATCAGATGCAGCCGTAAAAGACGGAGCTTtagttgctttttattttattttatttgttgcgGGAAAGGTTAGTGTTACTTTTGCTTGATTTGTATGTTCGTAAATCAAGTTTAATCAAGTATGAGACTAAACAGGCTGGTAGGAAATCAGCTCTTAAGTCAATTGAATCTAAATTGGATTTAAATACAAACTTCCAAAATCTTCTGAAACCGTGACTGTTTCACGGACTGATCCCTGACCCGGTCTCCGATCCCCGGACTCTTCACCTTCTGTCCATTTCATTTAGCCTTAACATCAGTTTTTCTCCCTGAACCACTCCtcacttcttttttcttttttgttttgttattttccaTCAGCCCTGCAGTGTTGTTGAATCGTGTCCGTTTTCTTTAATGACGGTTTCAGAGTCGAGGACGACGACGTGAATGTTGCTCAATTcggtgaataataataataagtcagAAACGTTGGTTGCTTCAAGTGGGGGGAAAAATTGTCAACCTTTTTCAATACAcgcagtatatatatatcaacGACTGTTGTACagttgaaatgaaataaattcctTTTTGTTCTCAGAGCTCCTGTTTCCAGGTTTATTTGATGTTTGCTAAAATGCTTAAACTTAAACACAGATCTAGATTTACAGCGAGTCATTAAATagcagtatatatattttatatattttatatattattaactcAGTTTTACAATATGACAATTTTAAATGCAAGAAAATTGTGGATTGAGGTACACCAAATATTTATTGTCCAAAAAGAGTTTAACAGACTGCTGCAAAGCCGACGACCTCTGTGGGTAAAATAAGAGGTTGACTTCAGAAGGACACGTACTGATCGCTCCACTCTGGACATCAGTGGCTCCTTAATGGAGATCGTGGAGAACAAAATCCTTGGTGTTCACCTGGTTGAGATTCTCACCTCACCAGACACATAAGGAAAgtccagcagcatctctacttcttGAAAAAGCTAAGGAAGGCCCAGCTCTCACCAAACATCTTCACGACGTTCTACAGAAGGACcgttgagagcatcctgagcaggtGCATCGCTCGCCTGGTTTGGGAATCGTACTGGtttggatcgcaagaccctacagcgGCTAGTGAGGACGGCTAAGAAGATGATTGGTGTCTCTCTTGCCTCCATCGTGGATAATTACAGAAGAAACTGCAAAGCCATCAACATTGTGGctaatctcacacacattcgATCTCCTTTTTGACACAAAATTGTTGAAGCTACACCTAACCAACACTTAAGGCATCCCCGGATCATACGACTGCCCCCACCAGCCTGTACACTTCATTTGACTCCACAAAGAGTCTTCTGATATGGTTGCTTAAGAAATACCTTGTAGTCAAATGAAACATGTTCAACAGTACAGTAATGATCCAATGGAGCTCTTACCTACTAGCTATATTACATCCaggggtttttttggtttgcttTTTTACAGGCAGTGTgcaatttgatatatttttttttaattaggtgtaaatgaacatttttataaatgatacTTATAAACGTTCAACCTTAAtgtcataaatatttatattaatattatatttatttttatattaattacaaacagaaattattctaaaattgtgTCAAagctatgcattttttttcactgatgcagaaaaatacaaaataaaaaattttctttttctttttttgtaatttagtCTCTATAAATgactttgttttgtatttgtggttattttaatgaaataattacaataataaactaattaattcaattctcgcctgaactggaaaaaaaaataaataaatattgacgCTTTCTTAAATCGCGCGCCAGGTGTCGCGCGTGCACTTTGGTGATTGGTTCGCGCGAGCAAGCTGATCCGAGATCAGATTTTATTTCTTCCAACTCTCGCGATAACACAACGAGCGCTCCATTCCGCTGATCTCAGATCAGTGTTAAACCGGTGTCGTACAAATGTAGGATTTTATCGAGTCTGTTATCGAGTCGACTCAAACGACGGACTCGATTAAGTCACTTTTACACgatatatattagttttttcAGTCTAGTATGCTACTCTTGACACTTCAAGAACTTTAGTCCCAGGTTTGGAACATCTGTACCTAATTTTCGCTTGCTctctaaaccttttttttccctgtctgtACGGAATCGACTCCTGGATGCAGAGAGTCGGTTCCTTTGGGAAGTCCTCATTGGCTCCTCATGCCTGCTGTGCGACTGATCCAGAGGTTCAGAAATGACTTGTTGTTGAAGTTGATCTGAGCTCGAAGTGGTTTCTAAGAGTCTTTAAAGTTTTCTGCTGTGACTTGTGagtattttcttttgttcagcTCTTTAATGAAACTTGTTAATAAATAGGATGtgttaaaaaatagaaaaactgcACATGCATtatactatgtgtgtgtatatatatatatatatatatatatatatatatatatatatatatatgtgtgtgtgtgtgtgtgtgtgtgtgtgtgtgtgtgtgtgtgtgtgtgtgtgtgtgtgtatccacgACTATAGATGATGTAGTTATAGTTATTGTTATAGTTTTTCATGTTACACTTTTGTACTCTTAATAACTTAGACAATTATGTACTATAATTTCAGtgcaacaacaataattataatcattgtTACTTGTGCAACAACTTGTGCAATAAATATGTTACGCATGTGcactaaatacaaaataaaaatacaatcacATGTGCAAAAATATACCAATttcatgtgtatatttattttttgttttactttaaattcactTTAATTGTATTACTAGCAAATGAACCCAGACATTTTtctatgatttttattataactctgtattcctcttttttttcttcatacttTCTCCGGATGTTTCAAGTCTCAGTGTAAAAGTGAACTGGGTGGAGTTGTATAT comes from the Silurus meridionalis isolate SWU-2019-XX chromosome 8, ASM1480568v1, whole genome shotgun sequence genome and includes:
- the wdr43 gene encoding WD repeat-containing protein 43, which translates into the protein MAAAGACAPSSAPTLPCAFSPASRNYLAVCAQDGRLRVWDADSRALHREYVPSAHLSATCTCISWGPCRATKEGPQRKKRKSEAGPGSAQQSDLLALGTAAGTVLIYSTVKGDLHCTLDGGHSGSVNSIQWHPKESVLYSGSDDTHIAEWDLKTGKTRCKWKADRAAVTSLCVSPDGKLLLSAGMTIKMWDLETKEVYRKFTGHSTTVTTLCFATTRPPDSDGLYFLSGAAHDRLLSVWQVRSDGKDKNSVVSFTLTEEPQHIDLQTSNSKDEAVRLAVVCKDGQLHLFEHFLNGPCKKPLSPVCSVQVSSSGESATPMPVSLLAAALCSDRQNVMMAYGSHLQPVIEKMPINTSERHVCLIRDVHTTLSISVDAAVTKVKTPIVNEKKSKVLIPGLPGHQAPIKATPSQSEKRKKEDVPTEMSIEERLEQIELSTSGGKGEGKRALASLQTDSYAVLLVQGLESKDEKILNKLFQTKKEVLIKNTVARLPPPVVLPLVEELSRRLQGHPYAAILIIQWLKAVLTQHTSYLSSIPDLVSQLGALYYMIESRVKLYQQLTRLHGKLYLLMTQVATNNSSHKATNLDRQAKLVYEEESSDEEEGSGDEGRPDDDDSDSWEEEDEEDKEEGMDVTEDKDKNADEEDESEEEEEKDESKANGDSDLDPESEEE